Proteins co-encoded in one Oncorhynchus masou masou isolate Uvic2021 chromosome 22, UVic_Omas_1.1, whole genome shotgun sequence genomic window:
- the LOC135509792 gene encoding uncharacterized protein LOC135509792, translating into MTFSISSPPTFPPGYSSPAFLPPGYSPPAFLPLGYSPPAFLPPGYSPPAFLPPGYSPPAFLPPGYSSPAFLLPGYSPPAFLPPGYSSPAFLPPGYSPPAFLPPGYSPPAFLPPGYSPPAFLPPGYSSPAFLPPGYSPPAFLPPGYSPPAFLPPGYSPPAFLPPGYSPPAFLPPGYSPPAFLPPGYSSPAFLPPGYSPPTFPPGYSPPAFLPPGYSPPTFPPGYSPQPCFLRATAPSLPSSGLQSPSLPSSGLQLPSLPSSRLQSPSLPSSGLQSPSLPSSGLQSPSLPSSRLQSPSLPSSGLQLPSLPSSGLQSPHLSSGLQSPSLPSSGLQSPHLSSGLQPPALLPPGYSPQPSFLRATVPQPSFLRATAPQPSFLQATVPQPSFLRATVPQPSFLRATVPQPSFLRATAPQPSFLRATAPQPSFLRATVPQPSFLRATVPQPSFLRATAPQPSFLRATVPPPFLRATVPQPSFLRATVPPPFLRATAPSLASSGLQPPAFLPPGYSSPAFLPPGYSPPAFLPPGYSPPAFLPPGYSSPAFLPPGYSSPAFLPPGYSSPAFLPPGYSPPAFLPPGYSPPAFLPPGYSSPAFLPPGYSPPAFLPPGYSPPAFLPPGYSPQPSFLRATAPSLPSSGLQSPQPSFLRATAPQPSFLRATAPQPSFLRATAPQPSFLRATAPQPSFLRATAPQPSFLRATAPQPSFLRATVPQPSFLRATPLPPSLPFLLGYAPPPAFPSFWATPPLQPPFWATPPLQPPFWATPHPQPSLPLDYPPSLPLLWHTPPSLPFRGATPPPSLPFRGAIPQPSLPRGYPPAFPSSGLPPPPSLPFFWATPPPPSLPFLWATPPAFPSAGLPPQPSLPRGYPPSLPFLLGYAPPPASLLGYAPPPAFPSSGLPPPAFLYSGIRPPAFPSAGLPPSPPAFPSSGLHPSTLAFHSAGLRPPPPSPPSSQLHPSPPASLLLGYAPPPASFPLGYAPQASLPLGYAPTPSLPFLWATLQL; encoded by the coding sequence ATGACcttttccatctcctctccccccacctttCCTCCgggctacagctccccagccttcCTTCCTCCGGGCTACagtcccccagccttccttcCTCTGGGCTACagtcccccagccttccttcCTCCGGGCTACagtcccccagccttccttcCTCCGGGCTACagtcccccagccttccttcctccgggctacagctccccagccttcCTTCTTCCGGGCTACAGCCCCCCAGCCTTCCTTCCTCCgggctacagctccccagccttcCTTCCTCCGGGCTACagtcccccagccttccttcCTCCGGGCTACagtcccccagccttccttcCTCCAGGCTACagtcccccagccttccttcctccgggctacagctccccagccttcCTTCCTCCGGGCTACagtcccccagccttccttcCTCCGGGCTACagtcccccagccttccttcCTCCGGGCTACagtcccccagccttccttcCTCCGGGCTACagtcccccagccttccttcCTCCAGGCTACagtcccccagccttccttcctccgggctacagctccccagccttcCTTCCTCCGGGCTACAGTCCCCCCACCTTTCCTCCGGGCTACagtcccccagccttccttcCTCCGGGCTACAGTCCCCCCACCTTTCCTCCGGGCTACAGCCCCCAGCCTTGCTTCCTCCGGGCTACAGCCCCCAGCCTTCCTTCCTCCGGGCTACagtcccccagccttccttcctccgggctacagctccccagccttcCTTCCTCCAGGCTACagtcccccagccttccttcCTCCGGGCTACagtcccccagccttccttcCTCCGGGCTACagtcccccagccttccttcCTCCAGGCTACagtcccccagccttccttcctccgggctacagctccccagccttcCTTCCTCCGGGCTACAGTCCCCCCACCTTTCCTCCGGGCTACagtcccccagccttccttcCTCCGGGCTACAGTCCCCCCACCTTTCCTCCGGGCTACAGCCCCCAGCCTTGCTTCCTCCGGGCTACAGCCCCCAGCCTTCCTTCCTCCGGGCTACagtcccccagccttccttcctccgggctacagctccccagccttcCTTCCTCCAGGCTACagtcccccagccttccttcCTCCGGGCTACagtcccccagccttccttcCTCCGGGCTACagtcccccagccttccttcctccgggctacagctccccagccttcCTTCCTCCGGGCTACAGCCCCCCAGCCTTCCTTCCTCCGGGCTACagtcccccagccttccttcCTCCGGGCTACagtcccccagccttccttcctccgggctacagctccccagccttcCTTCCTCCGGGCTACAGTCCCCCCACCTTTCCTCCGGGCTACagtcccccagccttccttcCTCCGGGCTACAGTCCCCCCACCTTTCCTCCGGGCTACAGCCCCCAGCCTTGCTTCCTCCGGGCTACAGCCCCCAGCCTTCCTTCCTCCgggctacagctccccagccttcCTTCCTCCAGGCTACagtcccccagccttccttcCTCCGGGCTACagtcccccagccttccttcctccgggctacagctccccagccttccttcctccgggctacagctccccagccttccttcctccgggctacagctccccagccttcCTTCCTCCGGGCTACagtcccccagccttccttcCTCCGGGCTACagtcccccagccttccttcctccgggctacagctccccagccttcCTTCCTCCGGGCTACAGCCCCCCAGCCTTCCTTCCTCCGGGCTACAGCCCCCCAGCCTTCCTTCCTCCGGGCTACAGCCCCCAGCCTTCCTTCCTCCGGGCTACAGCCCCCAGCCTTCCTTCCTCCGGGCTACAGTCCCCCCAGCCTTCCTTCCTCCgggctacagctccccagccttccttcctccgggctacagctccccagccttcCTTCCTCCGGGCTACAGCCCCCCAGCCTTCCTTCCTCCgggctacagctccccagccttccttcctccgggctacagctccccagccttccttcctccgggctacagctccccagccttcCTTCCTCCGGGCTACagtcccccagccttccttcCTCCGGGCTACACCCCTCCCCCCCAGCCTTCCCTTCCTTCTGGGCTACGcccctcccccagccttcccTTCCTTCTGGGCTACGCCCCCCCTCCAGCCTCCCTTCTGGGCTACGCCCCCCCTCCAGCCTCCCTTCTGGGCTACGCCCCACCCCCAGCCTTCCCTTCCTCTGGACTACCCCCCCAGCCTTCCCTTACTCTGGCATACGCCCCCCAGCCTTCCCTTCCGCggggctacccccccccccagccttcCCTTCCGCGGGGCTATCCCCCAGCCTTCCCTTCCGCGGGGCTACCCCCCAGCCTTCCCTTCTTCTGGGctaccccctccccccagccTTCCCTTCTTCtgggctaccccccccccccccagccttcCCTTCCTCTGGGCTACCCCCCCAGCCTTCCCTTCCGCGGGGCTACCCCCCCAGCCTTCCCTTCCGCGGGGCTACCCCCCCAGCCTTCCCTTCCTTCTGGGCTACGCCCCCCCTCCAGCCTCCCTTCTGGGCTACGCCCCACCCCCAGCCTTCCCTTCCTCTGGGCTACCCCCCCCAGCCTTCCTTTACTCTGGCATACGCCCCCCAGCCTTCCCTTCCGCGGggctacccccctcccccccagcctTCCCTTCTTCTGGGCTACACCCCTCCACCCTAGCCTTCCATTCTGCCGGGCTACGCCCCCCCCCTCCCAGCCCCCCTTCCTCTCAGCTACACCCCTCCCCCCCAGCCTCCCTTCTGCTGGGCTAtgcccctcccccagcctccttTCCTCTGGGCTACGCCCCCCAGGCTTCCCTTCCTCTGGGCTACGCCCCCACCCCCAGCCTTCCCTTCCTCTGGGCTACGCTACAGCTATAA